In Candidatus Bathyarchaeota archaeon, the sequence CTGATGAATGGCTTCGAATGATGTTGACTTGAAGCTGCCTTATGTCTTTAGGGTGGATAGCAATATTTCCCAGAGCGCCAAAACCCGTCGTCACTCCATAAATTATTTTTTGGTTCTTTACAAGGCGTTCTAAGGTTTCTCGCGCTTGTTTGACCTTTTTTTTGGTTTTTTCAGGAATTGTAACCTGCGCATTGTAACGGGCAACAGTACTAATGTCTTGTACAGTTAGGGTTTCTCCGTCAATAGCTACGTTCTTCATAATCTTTCATCCATTTTAATGCAGCATGGGTGTTTTGATATTGTTTTCTCTCGCAATTGCTTTAGCTTTCTTGTAGCCGGCATCTGCATGTCTTACAATACCTATCCCTGGGTCGGTTGTCAGAACCGTTGTTAAACGTTTTTCTATCTCTTTTGTACCGTCAGCTACGAGGCACATGCCTGCATGGATACTATAGCCTATGCCCACGCCACCACCGTGATGGACAGAAACCCAAGTTGCCCCCCCGACCGCGTTGAGTAAAGCGTTCAGTATTGGCCAGTCTGCAATAGCATCGCTGCCGTCCATCATGCCTTCCGTTTCGCGATTCGGGGAAGCGACGCTTCCACAGTCTAAATGGTCGCGCCCTATCCATATAGGACCAGAGAGTTCGCCTTTGTGAACCATGTCGTTTATGATTTTTCCGAATTTTGCTCTTTCTCCATAGCCCAGCCAGCAGACACGGGCGGGTAAGCCTTGAAACTTCACTTTTTCCTTAGCTTTTTGTATCCAGCGGCATAGTTCCTTATTTTGGGCGAATTCTTCGAGGATTATGTCATCTAGTTTGTAGATGTCCTCGCGGGTGCCTACAAGCGATGTCCAGCGGAAGGGCCCTTTTCCTTCGCAGAACATTGGTCTGATATAGCGTTGTACGAAGCCGGGATATGCGAAGGCGTCTTTGTAGCCTGCGTCGTAGGCATGTTGACGTAGGTTGTTGCCGTAGTCGAAGGTTACTGCGCCTTTCCGCATCATCCTAACCATGGCTTTAACTTGAACCTTCATACTTGCCTTTGCTTTCTTAATGTATTCAGTTGGTTTTTCCTCTCTTAGTTTATCAGCTTCTTGCTTAGTAAGCTCCATGGGGTAGTATCCGTTAAGGGGGTCGTGAGCAGAAGTTTGGTCAGTTAAAACGTCTGGTATTATCCCTCTCTTCACGAGTTCTGGATGCACTTCTGCAGCGTTGCCGAGGAGCCCGATGCTTTTGGGTGTTTCTCCTCTTTTGGCGTCCATCGCCATTCCTATAGCGTCGTCAAGGTTGTCAGTCCATGTTTCCAGATACTTGTGTTTGAGTCGTCTTTCTATGGCTCTTTTGTCGATTTCCACAACTAATGCTACTCCGTCATTCATAGTCACTGCTAGAGGTTGTGCGCCGCCCATCTCGCCTAAGCCAGCTGTTAAGACGAGTTTCCCTCGCAAACTTCCGTTGAAATGTTCCTTTGCGATTGCTGCCAATGTTTCGTAGGTGCCTTGTAAAATTCCTTGGGTGCCGATGTAAGCCCAAGATCCCGCTGTCATCTGGCCAAACATGATCAAGCCTTTCTGTTCCAACTCGTAGAAGTAGTC encodes:
- the hutU gene encoding urocanate hydratase, whose protein sequence is MVKTEKLVKCLTGPELHCKNWQIEGIYRMLHHVLDPEVAKDSEHLIVYGGTGKAARNWECFNKIVETLEKLEPDETMLIQSGKPVAVFRTHEWAPRTLIVNSMLVPKWATWDYFYELEQKGLIMFGQMTAGSWAYIGTQGILQGTYETLAAIAKEHFNGSLRGKLVLTAGLGEMGGAQPLAVTMNDGVALVVEIDKRAIERRLKHKYLETWTDNLDDAIGMAMDAKRGETPKSIGLLGNAAEVHPELVKRGIIPDVLTDQTSAHDPLNGYYPMELTKQEADKLREEKPTEYIKKAKASMKVQVKAMVRMMRKGAVTFDYGNNLRQHAYDAGYKDAFAYPGFVQRYIRPMFCEGKGPFRWTSLVGTREDIYKLDDIILEEFAQNKELCRWIQKAKEKVKFQGLPARVCWLGYGERAKFGKIINDMVHKGELSGPIWIGRDHLDCGSVASPNRETEGMMDGSDAIADWPILNALLNAVGGATWVSVHHGGGVGIGYSIHAGMCLVADGTKEIEKRLTTVLTTDPGIGIVRHADAGYKKAKAIARENNIKTPMLH